The Apibacter raozihei genome contains a region encoding:
- a CDS encoding C40 family peptidase, whose amino-acid sequence MAVFSDCDSTGTNIKSSGHVTFVFGKLLDKNTYIGLGGNQGDMITLSPNYQFHGKAFPMNIKKTAYKIFRGFYKPKGYIVKSEDTLIHSDNYATAGSANKKIRLDSLRTITGEKDD is encoded by the coding sequence ATGGCTGTATTTTCCGATTGTGATTCTACGGGAACCAATATAAAGTCATCAGGACATGTAACCTTTGTATTTGGTAAATTATTGGATAAAAATACGTACATAGGTTTAGGTGGTAACCAGGGGGATATGATTACTTTATCTCCTAATTATCAATTTCATGGTAAAGCTTTTCCAATGAATATAAAGAAGACAGCATATAAAATTTTTAGAGGATTTTACAAGCCTAAAGGATATATTGTCAAATCTGAAGATACTTTAATTCATTCAGATAATTATGCTACGGCTGGTAGTGCAAATAAAAAAATTAGATTAGACTCACTTAGAACTATAACTGGCGAAAAAGATGATTAA
- a CDS encoding C2 domain-containing protein, giving the protein MKALYVCLFVIIVLGCREHRVSVFNNNKKKEKENKIRGKNKLQHKYINVEEVKDWSLEQIKHKYKPIEEEDFLLNDIVLINEFRIGLYNIFKGKDREKPVPIKEVTWEKDEENNYTIWYRGDSGQWVAIDWYVWAKSLAF; this is encoded by the coding sequence ATGAAAGCTTTATATGTTTGTTTATTCGTAATTATAGTTTTAGGCTGTCGGGAACACCGGGTTTCTGTTTTCAACAACAATAAAAAGAAGGAAAAGGAGAATAAAATCAGGGGGAAAAATAAGTTGCAGCATAAATATATTAATGTTGAAGAAGTAAAAGATTGGTCACTCGAACAAATAAAACATAAATATAAGCCTATAGAAGAAGAAGATTTCTTATTAAACGATATCGTATTAATTAATGAATTCAGAATAGGATTATATAATATTTTTAAAGGAAAAGACAGGGAAAAGCCTGTGCCGATTAAAGAAGTAACCTGGGAAAAAGACGAAGAGAATAACTATACGATCTGGTACAGGGGAGATTCGGGTCAGTGGGTGGCTATCGACTGGTATGTTTGGGCAAAATCTTTAGCATTTTAG
- a CDS encoding amino acid permease, which translates to MLFKRKPIEHIIDETGSKSSLKRTLGATALIALGVGAVVGAGLFSVTGKAAGDYAGPGIMISFILAAIGCAFAGLCYAEFASMIPVAGSAYTYSYATMGEFIAWIIGWDLVLEYSVASAAVASSWTGYFNQFFLSFNIHLPPELLKTPFESVTLANGDVVQGIINLPAAVIVCLMSLILMRGTKGSALFNNFIVILKVAIVLIFIALGFQYVKPENLSPIVPPNTTGTFGEFGWSGVFRAAGLMFFAYIGFDAVSTAAQEAKNPKKNMPIGILGSLLICTILYVTFAYVMTGVVNYTEFGKNANSDSLAPVVTAIRHMGTIGADGTIIPAYPWLNVFIVASVLLGYSSIILVMLLGQSRVFFSMSQDGLIPKMFSDVHPEYKTPMKSNTIFMIFISICAAFIPGDVISEMTSIGTLFAFVLVCIGVVVLRKKNPDAPRGFKTPWVPLVPILGVLSCLGLMVSLPLDTWIRLVIWMIIGLDVYLWYGIVKSKMAVNDTLSDRAQSYRITSITGLVLCFILGGLTYAHHIWGDGKDFILVYSSAILCILNFFLYIYYILKAKALVKN; encoded by the coding sequence ATGCTATTTAAGAGAAAACCTATTGAACATATTATTGATGAAACAGGTTCTAAATCAAGTTTAAAAAGAACGCTGGGAGCCACAGCTTTAATTGCTTTAGGCGTTGGTGCTGTAGTAGGAGCCGGATTATTTTCCGTAACCGGAAAGGCTGCCGGCGATTATGCAGGACCCGGCATTATGATTTCCTTTATTCTGGCAGCCATCGGGTGTGCATTTGCCGGCCTTTGTTATGCAGAATTTGCATCTATGATTCCGGTAGCCGGAAGTGCTTATACGTATTCTTATGCTACCATGGGAGAGTTTATTGCCTGGATTATCGGCTGGGATCTGGTGCTTGAATATTCGGTAGCTTCTGCTGCGGTAGCTTCTAGCTGGACAGGATATTTTAACCAGTTTTTTCTAAGCTTTAATATTCATCTGCCTCCTGAATTGCTAAAAACCCCTTTTGAAAGTGTAACACTTGCCAATGGTGATGTTGTTCAGGGAATCATCAATCTCCCTGCAGCCGTCATAGTTTGTCTGATGTCTTTAATATTAATGCGTGGAACCAAAGGTTCTGCTTTATTCAATAATTTTATTGTTATATTAAAAGTTGCTATTGTACTTATATTTATAGCCTTAGGCTTTCAATATGTTAAACCTGAAAATTTAAGTCCTATTGTTCCTCCGAATACTACAGGTACATTTGGAGAATTCGGATGGTCGGGTGTTTTCAGAGCCGCAGGACTCATGTTTTTTGCCTATATTGGTTTTGATGCTGTTTCCACAGCTGCACAGGAAGCTAAAAATCCCAAAAAAAATATGCCTATCGGTATCTTGGGTTCTTTATTAATTTGTACTATATTATACGTAACGTTTGCTTATGTAATGACAGGTGTTGTTAATTACACGGAATTTGGAAAAAATGCAAATTCAGATTCTTTAGCTCCTGTGGTTACTGCTATCAGACATATGGGCACAATAGGCGCTGACGGAACAATTATTCCGGCATATCCCTGGTTAAATGTTTTTATAGTGGCTTCGGTACTTTTGGGTTATTCCTCCATTATCCTGGTAATGCTTTTAGGACAAAGCCGTGTTTTCTTTTCTATGAGTCAGGATGGATTAATACCTAAAATGTTTTCCGATGTACATCCTGAATATAAAACTCCAATGAAATCCAACACCATCTTTATGATTTTTATAAGTATATGTGCTGCTTTCATACCTGGAGATGTGATTAGTGAAATGACCAGTATCGGTACACTATTCGCTTTTGTTCTAGTTTGTATTGGAGTTGTCGTGTTGCGTAAAAAAAATCCGGATGCTCCCCGCGGATTTAAAACCCCTTGGGTTCCATTAGTACCTATTCTGGGTGTTCTATCTTGTCTGGGACTGATGGTTTCTTTACCGTTAGACACCTGGATCAGATTGGTTATATGGATGATTATCGGTCTTGATGTATATTTGTGGTACGGAATCGTTAAAAGTAAAATGGCGGTTAACGATACACTTTCTGACAGAGCTCAAAGCTATAGAATAACTTCAATTACAGGTCTGGTTCTTTGTTTTATATTAGGAGGCCTTACGTATGCTCACCACATTTGGGGTGATGGTAAAGATTTTATCCTTGTTTATTCATCAGCCATCCTTTGTATTTTGAATTTTTTCCTTTACATTTACTATATTCTTAAAGCCAAAGCTTTGGTTAAAAATTAA
- a CDS encoding PAAR-like protein, with protein sequence MPDNKSKITGVIVVEGAKMNCSLGNLSQVPLTVNHKEDDKYFINQKKIATWREESIQHMNFGTCKRSNPQPACTPDISWKDYYENAEFGKQKILIDQSRGTCKYKGTVTIAQHGQKSQPSSQLYKKNNKNSYEIFMLSPQVAATQGKQPPSVSKIDLVVLPSKVIPANREVAFEIGGALKKITLVATVGKKDDKSLVSWAVYRGDDQKNRIKTYLEHGSTLNLNLEELPEGKTTIFGYGKTPSGDSTKIIINRKHNQLEGIGVSLSGVPMEIAGTAPKKTPVLFTPQYSFPLPAKKGFPINWKRKTKWTIADDKGTILYSSALGPLSSYPQGLVAISTAEETLVAMFINSGSYQVTLEDFTFSSVTQVSVKKTQSVTIKNRTAGAILNKSGDSLKIRKNGRIHLEASGIKFDYGFEGLGQKAYWHVQKDSGKIINLGLRKDVNMTVSQLIEEFKKQQVLISSPYGLYKFQIDGEEKNLISIGSTSDTAVVEVGKNRMESIEGPEKIPVGAQVTYKIKALMSLAAGESVAWAQPLAPFIQFSLSADRKEARLQLSQQGKAHLSASLEGAEVSSQPIQKTVEASYVFLKKALWCYSNGKRRAETGWEESCFIHVSLEGLTRTPVKLRVWVAHPEAGKEASIAKDACLLKEMEATLNDKGSCQVPFIADKEIKEKIQKVIPEENKQVSLFFTLEFTAGELLDLSDIPLIHQENKQEVPTVATQGKIQHLVLDPDEDLKLPAVPRIKAINFSNEAADDIQVGVTQYGKKHKIWIHTVGMPKQKLVVIVYKQLLKEDLKETYNHKEKAFAATAQVKKYEAKEVGADGLLTLDFTPEKKDADGDPQLFYVAVFKEQKNEKDETVLMELGSQLKSLDSLPFDQELNKDASQVGIVMPTLEEGQTPTAEQLKAIVSKFFHFYNPLYVSETGTIEDQQVISPVLVERGESKKVGKCPRCNAPVTAEELKQIFSGASNETLTAVASVYTKYMEDMKMNTCWNKAHFFAQARVESGKNFMIGHGESFNYYWEDLTDGKFPPFTTAEGIKKAKEWGRSVKKRTDPGYVAVSEENQKKIAEYIYGPGVVKGKELGNTQTGDGWQFRGKGLIQLTGRSNYTKINAYCKKYNELGDIVLNSDLLLEVEMAVFSSMAYWHMKAIYNDANGKKDTKAACKKVGNDLAVKDEEGKNSKNHIEKQKMFDKYSSVAFRIDDCLWGEVKDGLKFDNSDLKIQQGIDWLLTKAIDQSEVGIKNYKVKYANDSNRTSESGENTMDCSELVCRYLQKIEWSEKVMGGNTKLLHEFAEKYPEYLQKHDNLDYKPQIGDIFIWKNKSGGMGHTGVIIKYEEIQNKKGGTDEVVTTIEAISSTETPYDLDKNISMNGVIKLKWLRKSNHLLNHSLTNKKGHSVTPCRFYTPLIHYTKADKKIIWKGNSANFEIKNKN encoded by the coding sequence ATGCCAGATAATAAATCAAAAATTACCGGAGTTATCGTAGTGGAAGGAGCGAAAATGAACTGTTCCCTGGGTAACTTATCTCAAGTGCCCCTTACGGTAAATCATAAAGAAGATGATAAATATTTTATCAACCAGAAGAAAATAGCCACCTGGCGGGAGGAAAGCATACAACACATGAATTTTGGAACTTGCAAAAGAAGTAATCCACAGCCTGCCTGCACTCCTGATATTTCCTGGAAGGATTATTACGAAAATGCAGAATTCGGAAAACAAAAAATACTGATTGATCAATCCCGGGGGACATGTAAATATAAAGGGACGGTAACCATAGCCCAGCATGGGCAGAAAAGCCAGCCTTCTTCCCAGCTATATAAAAAAAACAATAAAAATTCCTATGAAATTTTTATGCTCAGCCCTCAAGTGGCTGCTACCCAAGGCAAACAGCCACCTTCCGTAAGTAAAATAGATCTGGTGGTTTTACCTTCCAAGGTTATTCCTGCCAACCGGGAAGTAGCTTTTGAAATAGGCGGAGCCCTTAAAAAAATTACGCTGGTTGCTACCGTGGGTAAAAAAGATGATAAAAGCCTGGTTAGCTGGGCAGTATATCGGGGCGACGATCAAAAAAACAGGATAAAAACCTATCTGGAACACGGAAGCACGTTAAATCTGAATCTGGAAGAGCTGCCCGAAGGCAAAACCACCATTTTCGGATACGGAAAAACGCCTTCCGGAGATTCTACCAAAATAATTATCAACCGCAAGCACAATCAGCTGGAAGGGATTGGGGTAAGCCTGTCGGGAGTTCCTATGGAAATTGCAGGAACCGCACCTAAAAAAACTCCGGTGCTCTTTACCCCCCAATATAGCTTTCCTCTTCCTGCGAAAAAGGGTTTCCCTATTAACTGGAAAAGAAAGACTAAATGGACCATTGCGGATGACAAAGGAACGATTTTATATTCCAGCGCCTTGGGGCCATTGTCCAGCTACCCCCAGGGGCTTGTTGCTATAAGTACCGCAGAAGAAACCTTAGTTGCCATGTTTATCAACAGCGGAAGTTATCAGGTTACCCTGGAAGATTTTACCTTTAGTTCAGTCACGCAGGTGTCAGTGAAAAAAACACAGTCGGTTACGATAAAAAACCGTACAGCCGGAGCCATCCTAAATAAAAGCGGTGACTCTTTAAAAATACGGAAAAACGGCCGTATCCATCTGGAAGCCTCCGGTATTAAATTTGATTACGGATTTGAAGGATTGGGACAAAAAGCCTACTGGCATGTACAGAAAGATAGCGGAAAAATTATTAACTTAGGACTTCGTAAAGATGTGAACATGACCGTTTCCCAACTGATAGAAGAATTTAAAAAGCAGCAGGTGCTGATTAGCAGTCCGTATGGACTTTATAAATTTCAGATTGACGGGGAAGAAAAAAACCTGATATCCATTGGCAGCACTTCAGACACGGCAGTAGTAGAGGTAGGTAAAAACCGCATGGAAAGCATTGAAGGCCCTGAAAAAATACCGGTGGGAGCTCAGGTAACTTATAAAATTAAAGCGTTAATGTCTTTGGCAGCCGGCGAGTCTGTTGCGTGGGCCCAGCCCCTGGCTCCGTTTATACAATTTTCCTTATCCGCAGACCGGAAAGAAGCCCGGCTGCAACTCAGCCAGCAGGGAAAGGCGCATTTGTCTGCTTCTTTAGAGGGGGCAGAGGTAAGCTCGCAGCCTATACAGAAAACAGTGGAGGCTTCCTATGTTTTTTTGAAAAAGGCCCTTTGGTGTTACAGCAACGGAAAGCGAAGAGCTGAAACGGGCTGGGAGGAATCATGCTTTATTCATGTATCTTTGGAAGGGCTTACACGTACTCCCGTTAAGCTCAGGGTATGGGTAGCACATCCCGAGGCCGGAAAAGAAGCAAGTATCGCTAAGGATGCCTGCCTGCTCAAAGAAATGGAGGCTACCCTGAATGATAAGGGAAGCTGCCAGGTACCTTTTATTGCCGATAAGGAAATCAAAGAAAAAATACAGAAAGTTATACCGGAAGAAAATAAGCAGGTTTCGCTATTTTTTACACTGGAGTTTACCGCAGGGGAACTCTTGGACTTATCTGACATCCCGCTGATACATCAGGAAAACAAGCAGGAAGTACCCACGGTAGCAACTCAAGGGAAAATCCAGCACCTGGTGCTGGACCCTGACGAAGACCTGAAACTGCCGGCAGTTCCCCGCATAAAAGCCATTAACTTTTCTAATGAAGCCGCAGACGATATACAGGTAGGGGTAACCCAGTACGGGAAAAAGCATAAAATCTGGATACACACCGTAGGTATGCCCAAACAAAAGCTGGTCGTCATAGTATATAAACAATTGCTGAAAGAAGATTTGAAGGAGACCTACAACCATAAAGAAAAAGCTTTTGCCGCTACGGCACAGGTGAAAAAATATGAAGCAAAAGAAGTAGGAGCCGACGGCTTATTGACACTGGATTTTACTCCTGAGAAAAAGGATGCCGACGGAGACCCTCAATTGTTCTATGTGGCAGTGTTTAAAGAACAAAAAAATGAGAAAGACGAAACGGTTTTGATGGAACTAGGCTCTCAGCTAAAATCATTGGACAGCCTTCCGTTTGATCAAGAGCTTAATAAAGATGCCTCGCAGGTAGGTATTGTAATGCCTACTCTGGAAGAAGGTCAAACCCCTACGGCGGAACAGCTGAAAGCCATTGTTTCTAAATTTTTCCATTTTTATAACCCGCTCTATGTGTCTGAAACCGGAACGATAGAAGACCAGCAGGTTATTTCTCCGGTATTGGTAGAACGGGGAGAAAGTAAGAAGGTTGGAAAGTGCCCAAGGTGTAACGCCCCTGTAACAGCAGAAGAACTTAAACAAATTTTCTCAGGAGCTTCTAATGAAACTTTAACCGCTGTAGCTTCTGTATACACAAAATATATGGAAGATATGAAAATGAATACTTGTTGGAATAAAGCTCATTTCTTTGCACAGGCAAGAGTAGAAAGTGGAAAGAATTTTATGATAGGACATGGAGAAAGTTTTAATTATTATTGGGAAGATTTAACTGATGGAAAATTTCCACCTTTTACTACAGCTGAAGGAATAAAGAAAGCAAAAGAATGGGGAAGAAGTGTAAAGAAAAGAACAGACCCAGGATATGTTGCTGTATCTGAAGAAAATCAAAAGAAAATTGCTGAATATATATATGGTCCTGGTGTTGTCAAGGGGAAGGAGTTGGGGAATACTCAAACTGGAGATGGTTGGCAGTTCAGAGGTAAAGGACTGATACAGTTGACTGGTAGGTCAAACTATACTAAAATCAATGCATATTGTAAAAAATATAACGAATTAGGAGATATAGTATTAAATAGTGATTTATTATTAGAAGTAGAAATGGCAGTATTTAGTTCAATGGCATATTGGCATATGAAAGCAATATATAATGATGCTAATGGTAAAAAAGATACTAAAGCTGCTTGTAAGAAAGTAGGAAATGATTTAGCAGTAAAAGACGAAGAGGGAAAAAACTCTAAAAACCATATAGAAAAACAGAAGATGTTTGATAAGTATTCTTCTGTTGCTTTTCGTATAGATGATTGTCTATGGGGGGAAGTTAAAGATGGTTTAAAATTTGATAATTCTGACCTAAAGATACAACAGGGTATAGATTGGCTATTGACTAAAGCTATTGATCAGTCAGAAGTGGGAATCAAAAATTATAAAGTGAAATATGCTAATGATTCAAATCGGACCTCTGAATCAGGAGAAAATACCATGGATTGTTCAGAATTAGTATGCCGTTATTTACAGAAAATTGAGTGGAGTGAAAAAGTAATGGGAGGAAACACTAAATTATTACATGAGTTTGCTGAGAAATATCCTGAATATTTACAGAAACATGATAACTTAGATTATAAACCCCAAATAGGAGATATTTTTATTTGGAAAAATAAAAGCGGTGGAATGGGACATACCGGAGTTATTATTAAATATGAAGAAATTCAAAATAAAAAAGGAGGAACTGATGAAGTAGTCACAACTATTGAAGCTATAAGTTCTACTGAAACTCCATATGATTTAGATAAAAATATTTCCATGAATGGAGTTATTAAATTAAAATGGCTTCGAAAATCAAATCACTTACTCAATCACTCACTAACAAATAAAAAAGGGCATAGTGTAACTCCTTGCCGATTTTACACTCCTTTAATACATTATACAAAAGCAGATAAGAAAATTATATGGAAAGGTAATTCTGCTAATTTTGAAATAAAAAATAAAAATTAA
- a CDS encoding C40 family peptidase → MAVFSDCDSTGINIKLSGHVTLVYGKLLDKNTYIGLGGNQGDMITLSPNYQFHGKAFPMNRKKTAYKIFRGFYKPKGYLIKEEDKLNANDEYATLKDANAKLKQKTQDTSKGESSR, encoded by the coding sequence ATGGCTGTATTTTCCGATTGTGATTCTACGGGAATCAATATAAAATTATCGGGACATGTAACCCTTGTATATGGTAAATTATTGGATAAAAATACGTACATAGGTTTAGGTGGTAACCAGGGGGATATGATTACTCTATCTCCTAATTATCAATTTCATGGTAAAGCTTTTCCAATGAATAGAAAGAAGACAGCATATAAAATTTTTAGAGGATTTTACAAGCCTAAAGGATATCTAATTAAAGAAGAAGATAAATTAAATGCTAATGATGAATATGCAACTTTAAAAGATGCCAATGCTAAATTAAAACAAAAAACACAAGATACCAGTAAAGGGGAAAGTTCAAGATAA
- the surE gene encoding 5'/3'-nucleotidase SurE — protein sequence MKKPLILVTNDDGITAPGIRELIDIMNGIGEVYVVAPDKPQSGMGHAVTIHSTLRVEKIIIDKGPQKEWACSGTPVDCVKLAMDQLLPRKPDLCVSGINHGSNSSINVIYSGTMSAAIEGGIEGIPSVGFSLCDFSYSADFKSSRKYIELIVKNVLDNPMPEGVVLNVNIPKAEEKELKGIKICRQANALWEEEFDKRIDPKGKTYYWMTGKWVNHDKGDDTDEWALDNNYISIVPVRFDLTAYHALEKIKQWNFII from the coding sequence ATGAAAAAGCCTTTAATCTTAGTTACGAACGATGATGGAATAACCGCTCCGGGGATACGAGAGTTAATTGATATCATGAACGGAATCGGCGAAGTTTATGTGGTAGCACCCGATAAACCACAAAGTGGTATGGGACATGCTGTAACTATACATTCTACATTAAGAGTTGAAAAAATAATTATAGATAAAGGACCACAAAAAGAATGGGCTTGTAGCGGAACTCCGGTCGACTGTGTAAAACTGGCGATGGATCAATTGCTTCCCAGAAAACCCGATTTATGTGTTTCCGGTATCAACCACGGTTCCAATTCTTCTATTAATGTTATTTATTCCGGAACCATGTCTGCTGCTATTGAAGGCGGAATTGAAGGAATACCTTCGGTAGGTTTCTCACTTTGTGATTTTTCATACAGTGCTGATTTCAAATCTTCCAGAAAGTATATCGAACTCATAGTTAAAAACGTACTTGACAATCCTATGCCTGAAGGAGTGGTATTAAATGTCAATATTCCAAAGGCTGAAGAAAAAGAACTTAAAGGAATAAAAATTTGTCGTCAGGCAAATGCTCTTTGGGAAGAGGAATTTGATAAGCGTATCGACCCTAAAGGTAAGACTTATTATTGGATGACCGGTAAATGGGTAAATCATGATAAAGGTGATGATACTGATGAATGGGCATTGGATAATAATTATATCAGTATTGTTCCCGTTAGATTTGATTTAACTGCATATCATGCTTTAGAAAAAATCAAACAATGGAATTTTATCATCTAA
- a CDS encoding ABC transporter substrate-binding protein: protein MTNTISVKYKFLALIIAFTFFSCKKSNNHISENLKNEYAKNYSIQDKNDQIEIYSAGEKVLLPVNFKLTKCVITHTSASAYIQALGKLHTIAGVCSPHYFYNTEINAGIVNRKIQDIGNDAGLNFEKIMAIRPDIIFTTHNHSYEKVLNQLKKQGIKVIYIEEYLELHPLGKTEYLKLFGRLYSESAKADSLYNKIKNNYITLKNKVEIQDKKPSVLTGMMYGDTWYMAGGKSFIAELFKDAGADYIWKDNSDSGSIPLSFEEVFSKAKNADYWIGASNYSTKKEMLASNSNYEWFDAYKNNRIYIFNKRENKLKANDYYESGTLYADRILADIIKILHPQLIPEYQFEYIKKLE, encoded by the coding sequence ATGACGAATACGATAAGCGTAAAGTATAAATTTCTGGCACTTATAATAGCTTTTACATTTTTTTCCTGTAAAAAGTCGAATAATCATATTTCTGAGAATCTAAAAAATGAATATGCTAAAAATTATTCAATTCAGGATAAAAATGATCAAATTGAAATTTACTCAGCAGGTGAAAAAGTATTACTGCCGGTAAATTTTAAGCTTACTAAATGTGTTATTACCCATACATCGGCCTCTGCCTATATTCAGGCATTAGGAAAACTTCATACTATTGCGGGAGTATGCTCTCCCCACTATTTTTATAATACTGAAATAAATGCCGGCATTGTAAATCGTAAAATACAGGATATAGGAAATGATGCCGGTTTAAACTTTGAAAAAATTATGGCTATACGTCCCGATATTATTTTTACCACTCACAATCATTCCTATGAGAAGGTTTTAAACCAGCTTAAAAAGCAGGGAATTAAAGTAATTTATATTGAAGAATATCTGGAATTGCATCCTTTGGGAAAGACAGAATATCTTAAACTTTTTGGAAGATTATACTCAGAGTCGGCTAAAGCTGATAGTTTGTATAATAAAATAAAGAATAATTATATAACGTTAAAAAATAAGGTAGAAATACAAGATAAAAAGCCTTCGGTTTTAACGGGAATGATGTATGGAGACACCTGGTATATGGCAGGAGGCAAAAGTTTTATAGCCGAGCTTTTTAAAGATGCAGGTGCTGATTATATTTGGAAAGATAATTCCGACTCGGGCAGTATTCCGTTAAGTTTTGAAGAAGTTTTCAGTAAAGCAAAAAATGCAGATTATTGGATAGGAGCCAGTAACTATTCTACAAAAAAAGAAATGCTGGCCTCTAATTCAAATTACGAATGGTTTGATGCTTATAAAAATAATCGAATATATATTTTTAACAAAAGAGAAAATAAGTTAAAAGCAAATGATTATTACGAATCAGGAACTCTATATGCTGATAGAATACTAGCTGATATTATTAAAATCTTACATCCTCAATTAATCCCTGAGTATCAATTTGAATATATTAAAAAACTGGAATAG